From one Gracilibacillus salinarum genomic stretch:
- a CDS encoding hybrid sensor histidine kinase/response regulator, whose amino-acid sequence MLPKSSIIFFKVCSILLAFTFLLITFRLVWIHYHKDTNQPIIENGVLDLREWTLTNKDTIALDGEWAFYPETFINKETNVDLKEKRFIDVPSDWSTELNSNHSISSGYGYGSYHLKILLPDTDHLFYGLRMNNIHTAATIKVNGETIASINSPARTQQEPATFRGPLTTRFYIEEDAKELNIVIQASNYEIPFFGGINRSILFGTEKAVTNQTNMLEFLQLAVIVILLLHAFYAFALFFLGKGAPQKELMYFGIMLLLMAFGNVIDDEVFLQLPFNTEFSFRLLMFIFIATLYVLIYFIHHLYKTSAWFIKVLSVSNIILSALTLFLFPFEHFVILVMILYIYYFISISFMFITTFRHILNGDRNAIFILLFICSYTSNIIWGAAIQTGQIEFPFYPFDFFISIVLIAILLFRRHIALVQLSEEQTAKLMEEDKKKDQFLANTSHEIRNPLHGMINIAQSIINKHIKTLDKETTNNLHLLVRIGHQLTFTLNDLLDITRLKERQIHLQKTPIQLHQVTTVVLEMIQFMSDNKSIKMKNEIPTNFPLILADENRIIRILFNLVHNAVKFTNSGQITVHAKENNHYAMISVQDTGIGIGQQELDRIFVPYEKLSKEEVDSGGMGLGLNICRQLVELHGGTIQVESEVEKGTSFTFSLPLAELSEKELPYSETNSLWKDIKPLATKSGQKSDSTSYLAKLFIIDDDPINIKVIRNLLEHDYDIVSTTDPRLAIDLIDASSWDLIITDVMMPHISGYELTKQLRKKYTISELPVLLLTARNQPEDIYAGFQSGANDYIAKPVDALELQARVKALTELKQSIAKQLQIEAAWLQAQIKPHFIFNTLNTIASLSQIDTEKMTTLLHEFGTYLYKSFDIKNTLPLVPLEDELALVESYLYINKQRFQDKIRIEWELEETSDIQIPPLSIQTLVENAIKHGILKKNTGGMVRIEGINLHHSYQIKVLDDGVGMPASTIRTILSQHGESHGIGLINTNKRFEKLFGKGISIQSKEGKGTEITLVIPLL is encoded by the coding sequence ATGTTACCGAAGTCATCAATAATTTTCTTTAAAGTATGCAGTATCCTGTTAGCATTTACATTTCTCTTAATTACGTTTCGATTAGTCTGGATTCATTACCATAAAGATACAAATCAGCCAATAATCGAAAATGGTGTACTCGATCTGAGAGAATGGACATTAACAAACAAGGATACAATTGCTCTAGATGGGGAATGGGCTTTTTATCCCGAAACATTTATAAATAAGGAAACGAACGTTGATCTAAAAGAGAAAAGATTTATCGACGTTCCAAGTGATTGGAGCACGGAGTTAAACAGTAACCATTCCATCTCTTCTGGTTATGGATATGGAAGCTACCATTTAAAAATTCTTTTACCTGATACAGATCATCTTTTTTACGGATTGCGCATGAACAATATACATACTGCTGCAACAATTAAGGTGAATGGAGAAACAATTGCCAGTATAAATAGTCCTGCAAGAACACAACAAGAACCAGCTACCTTTCGTGGTCCCCTGACAACTCGATTTTACATAGAGGAGGATGCTAAGGAATTAAATATTGTTATCCAAGCTTCTAACTATGAAATACCATTCTTCGGGGGAATTAACAGGTCCATCCTTTTTGGTACTGAAAAGGCAGTTACTAACCAAACAAATATGTTAGAATTCTTACAGCTAGCGGTTATTGTTATCTTATTACTACATGCTTTTTATGCATTTGCATTATTTTTCCTAGGCAAAGGAGCACCACAAAAAGAATTGATGTACTTTGGCATCATGCTCTTACTAATGGCTTTTGGAAACGTAATAGATGATGAAGTGTTCTTACAATTACCATTTAATACCGAGTTTTCGTTTCGCTTGCTCATGTTTATCTTTATTGCAACATTATATGTTCTCATTTATTTTATTCATCATTTGTACAAAACCAGTGCATGGTTCATAAAAGTTTTATCCGTTAGTAACATTATTTTGTCAGCCTTGACATTATTCCTTTTCCCATTCGAACATTTTGTGATACTAGTAATGATTCTATACATCTATTATTTCATTTCAATATCCTTTATGTTTATTACTACATTCAGACACATCCTTAATGGCGATCGAAATGCTATCTTTATTTTATTATTTATTTGCAGCTATACGTCCAACATTATTTGGGGTGCTGCCATTCAGACAGGACAAATTGAGTTTCCATTTTACCCATTTGATTTCTTTATCTCGATTGTTTTAATTGCTATTCTATTATTTAGAAGGCATATTGCGTTAGTGCAACTTTCTGAAGAGCAGACGGCCAAACTTATGGAGGAGGATAAGAAAAAAGATCAATTCTTAGCTAACACATCACATGAGATTCGTAATCCCCTGCACGGGATGATTAATATTGCTCAATCTATTATTAATAAACACATAAAAACACTGGATAAAGAAACAACCAATAACTTGCACTTGTTAGTCCGGATTGGGCATCAACTCACGTTTACTTTAAATGACCTATTAGATATTACACGATTAAAAGAAAGACAAATTCACTTACAAAAAACACCTATCCAATTACATCAGGTAACAACTGTTGTGTTGGAAATGATTCAGTTCATGTCAGATAATAAGTCTATTAAAATGAAAAATGAAATTCCTACTAATTTCCCACTAATACTGGCGGATGAAAATCGAATCATTCGAATACTGTTCAACCTTGTTCATAATGCAGTCAAATTCACGAATTCTGGGCAAATTACAGTTCATGCAAAAGAGAACAATCATTATGCGATGATATCGGTTCAAGATACAGGGATTGGTATAGGTCAACAAGAATTGGATAGGATCTTTGTCCCATATGAAAAATTAAGCAAAGAAGAGGTTGATAGTGGCGGGATGGGACTTGGATTAAATATTTGCAGGCAATTAGTAGAACTTCATGGTGGAACAATACAGGTAGAATCGGAAGTAGAAAAAGGAACCTCCTTTACTTTCAGCCTGCCATTAGCTGAGCTCTCTGAAAAGGAACTACCGTATTCTGAAACCAATTCCTTATGGAAGGACATCAAACCTTTAGCAACAAAATCAGGGCAGAAATCTGATTCAACTAGTTATCTGGCCAAATTGTTTATCATTGACGATGATCCGATCAATATTAAAGTGATTCGAAATTTACTAGAACATGACTATGATATTGTTAGTACAACAGACCCCCGACTAGCCATCGACCTTATTGATGCTAGCTCGTGGGATTTGATCATAACTGATGTCATGATGCCTCATATATCCGGTTACGAATTAACCAAACAACTTAGAAAAAAATATACGATTTCAGAGCTTCCAGTCTTACTATTAACTGCCCGAAATCAGCCAGAAGATATATATGCTGGCTTTCAATCGGGTGCAAATGACTATATAGCCAAGCCGGTAGATGCTTTAGAATTACAGGCACGTGTCAAGGCACTCACTGAATTAAAGCAATCTATAGCAAAACAGTTACAAATCGAAGCAGCTTGGCTACAGGCTCAAATCAAACCACACTTTATTTTTAATACATTAAATACAATCGCTTCATTAAGTCAAATCGATACTGAAAAAATGACGACATTATTACATGAATTTGGAACCTATTTATATAAAAGCTTCGATATTAAGAATACATTACCGTTAGTACCTTTAGAAGATGAGTTAGCATTAGTCGAATCCTATTTGTATATTAATAAGCAACGATTCCAAGACAAAATACGGATTGAATGGGAGTTAGAAGAGACATCAGACATCCAAATCCCACCGCTATCGATCCAAACCTTAGTTGAAAATGCCATCAAACATGGCATACTTAAGAAAAATACAGGAGGTATGGTCCGAATTGAAGGAATTAACCTGCATCATTCCTACCAAATAAAGGTCTTGGATGACGGGGTTGGCATGCCTGCATCAACAATCCGTACGATTCTCAGCCAACATGGAGAATCTCATGGAATTGGATTAATCAACACTAACAAAAGATTTGAAAAACTGTTTGGAAAAGGTATCTCCATCCAAAGTAAAGAGGGGAAAGGTACCGAAATAACTTTAGTTATACCACTATTATAA